A genomic region of Methanothermobacter sp. CaT2 contains the following coding sequences:
- the hemC gene encoding hydroxymethylbilane synthase — MIAGTRGSRLALVQTNHVIEMLSEVCEEKIEKRIIKTKGDRIRDSQLYSMDSRGLFTRELDIAVLNEEVDLAVHSLKDVPSDLDPDLAIAAVPPRESPAEVLVSRLDWDELPPGSRIGTSSLRREAFCNHHQKNFKMEPLRGNIDTRIRKVMDGEVHATIMAEAGLKRLGLEEYIKRRFPLEYFTPAAGQGALAVVTRADSELRSSIERITHHPSRQEVTAEKTLLRELGAGCQCPLGVIGRATGNQLTLYAVLLTREGEMLRKVTAKGSLAEAEDIGKKAAKEMEDYI, encoded by the coding sequence TTGATAGCTGGAACAAGGGGGAGTCGCCTGGCGCTTGTCCAGACGAACCATGTCATCGAGATGCTCAGTGAAGTCTGCGAAGAGAAAATCGAGAAGAGGATCATAAAGACAAAGGGCGACAGGATAAGGGATTCCCAGCTCTACAGCATGGACTCCAGGGGTCTATTCACAAGGGAACTCGACATCGCAGTCCTTAACGAGGAGGTGGACCTTGCAGTCCACAGCCTGAAGGATGTCCCCAGTGACCTGGACCCTGACCTTGCGATTGCAGCCGTGCCGCCCAGGGAATCACCTGCAGAGGTCCTTGTATCCCGCCTTGACTGGGACGAGCTCCCCCCCGGTTCCAGGATTGGAACCAGCAGTCTACGAAGGGAAGCATTCTGCAACCATCACCAAAAAAATTTTAAGATGGAGCCCCTAAGAGGAAACATAGATACAAGGATACGGAAGGTTATGGATGGAGAGGTCCATGCAACCATAATGGCCGAGGCAGGGCTGAAACGTCTTGGACTTGAAGAGTACATTAAAAGAAGGTTCCCACTGGAATACTTCACACCTGCCGCCGGTCAGGGAGCCCTCGCGGTTGTGACAAGGGCTGACAGTGAATTGAGGAGCTCCATAGAGAGGATAACCCACCATCCATCCCGGCAGGAGGTCACAGCTGAGAAGACACTCCTCAGGGAGCTCGGTGCAGGTTGCCAGTGCCCCCTCGGTGTCATAGGAAGGGCCACTGGAAACCAGCTGACCCTCTACGCTGTACTTCTAACCAGAGAAGGTGAGATGCTCAGGAAGGTAACCGCTAAGGGGTCTCTTGCTGAAGCAGAGGATATAGGTAAAAAAGCCGCCAAAGAAATGGAGGATTATATTTGA
- a CDS encoding Gfo/Idh/MocA family protein, with protein MRQINVGVIGVGAMGYNHARVYYRLKNANLMAVSDIMKGTLQKVANKYDTVGYVDYENLLEIPEIEVVSVCVPTTHHYRVVMDALEHDKHVLVEKPIAFTLEEAEEMVKTARKRGLKLGTGHVERFNPAVQKARELIENDVIGDVVSASAKRVGPFPPRIKDVGVTIDLAIHDLDVMHYLFSEPVAEVYAVMESILEKCEYEDHAEIMTKFKSGITGILEVNWLTPYKRRKLAITGTDGIINVDYIDQRLDVYGKFAQDVDIKHEEPLKNEIKSFLMSVINDEEPEITGEDGIYALRTVLAAMKSARDHRPVKVNGDI; from the coding sequence TTGAGACAGATAAATGTGGGTGTAATCGGCGTTGGAGCCATGGGTTACAACCATGCCAGAGTTTACTACAGACTTAAAAATGCAAATCTTATGGCTGTGTCAGACATCATGAAGGGAACGCTTCAGAAGGTCGCCAACAAGTATGACACCGTTGGATACGTGGACTATGAGAACCTCCTGGAGATACCCGAGATAGAGGTCGTCAGTGTATGCGTGCCAACCACCCACCATTACAGAGTGGTCATGGATGCCCTTGAACATGACAAGCACGTTCTCGTTGAGAAACCCATCGCATTCACCCTCGAGGAGGCAGAGGAGATGGTGAAGACGGCGCGCAAAAGGGGTCTGAAGCTGGGTACCGGCCATGTTGAAAGGTTCAACCCCGCCGTCCAGAAGGCCAGGGAACTCATTGAGAATGATGTGATAGGTGACGTGGTCTCTGCATCAGCAAAGAGGGTCGGACCGTTCCCTCCAAGGATAAAGGATGTTGGGGTAACCATCGACCTTGCCATACACGACCTCGATGTGATGCACTACCTCTTCAGTGAACCCGTTGCAGAGGTCTACGCTGTTATGGAGAGCATACTAGAGAAGTGTGAGTACGAGGACCATGCCGAGATAATGACAAAATTCAAAAGCGGAATCACCGGGATACTCGAGGTTAACTGGCTCACACCCTACAAGAGGAGGAAGCTGGCCATCACAGGGACTGATGGTATAATCAACGTTGACTATATAGACCAGAGACTGGATGTCTATGGTAAGTTCGCCCAGGACGTGGATATAAAACATGAGGAACCCCTGAAGAATGAAATCAAATCATTCCTCATGTCTGTTATAAATGATGAGGAGCCTGAAATAACAGGTGAGGATGGTATATACGCCCTCAGGACTGTGCTTGCAGCCATGAAGTCTGCGAGGGATCACAGGCCCGTGAAGGTTAATGGTGACATTTGA
- a CDS encoding orotate phosphoribosyltransferase-like protein, with protein MENELIRKAQELRSRGFTTGEIADELNVSKDTARWLTLQTTTSVSSKEAPVDFAINWESLGGSSSRMRYVSAAMADMALKYGVADVVLGIAISGVPFATLMADVMGAETGLETSLAVFHPVKHRKDEGAEGAISSNFAKVKGKRVVVVDDVITSGRTIAEVVEVLKNQGAKPIAVTVLIDKKGISEVDGVPVESLIRVRRLG; from the coding sequence ATGGAAAATGAACTTATAAGGAAGGCCCAGGAGCTCAGGAGCAGAGGATTTACCACAGGGGAAATTGCAGATGAACTGAACGTGTCAAAGGACACTGCAAGGTGGCTTACACTTCAGACAACAACCTCTGTTTCCAGTAAGGAGGCCCCTGTGGATTTTGCAATCAACTGGGAGAGCCTGGGGGGCAGTTCATCCCGTATGAGGTATGTTTCAGCTGCCATGGCAGACATGGCCCTCAAGTATGGTGTTGCAGATGTTGTTCTTGGCATCGCCATAAGCGGTGTTCCCTTCGCAACGCTGATGGCCGATGTTATGGGTGCTGAAACTGGACTGGAAACCTCACTTGCAGTTTTTCACCCTGTAAAGCACAGGAAGGATGAGGGTGCAGAGGGAGCCATAAGCAGTAACTTTGCAAAGGTCAAGGGTAAGAGGGTCGTTGTTGTTGATGACGTCATAACAAGCGGCCGAACCATAGCTGAGGTGGTTGAGGTCCTCAAGAATCAGGGAGCGAAGCCCATAGCCGTCACGGTCCTAATAGACAAGAAGGGCATATCAGAGGTTGACGGTGTGCCTGTTGAGTCACTCATAAGGGTGAGGAGACTCGGCTGA
- a CDS encoding UbiA family prenyltransferase produces the protein MSVHLYETGSLKNATFLRELFFALKNLLIHGGFLPALWGPSLLVASSVLLESHCSPLSCGVSFMLPLTVYAYDYLADLDVDSLTNSDRSEFNRRWGKWLLAAYAGALLALLLICMDPLIMALTAALFIMGIMYAGFFKGLTRYMTGFKNIYLGLIWSSWTTIPAMGGSHPAQALVFIFMFLKVYVNTAFSDYKDVESDSLKGLKTLPVVFGENSLMILQLINALGATILSLGVLTGIIPFIGVVAVILSVYTALYLHLKPFMDIRTATLIADLEGPLHLLLAVGVIS, from the coding sequence ATGTCAGTCCATCTATATGAAACCGGATCTCTGAAAAACGCGACATTTTTAAGGGAACTCTTTTTTGCCCTGAAAAACCTTTTAATCCATGGGGGGTTTCTCCCGGCGCTGTGGGGGCCATCACTCCTTGTGGCATCATCAGTTCTCCTTGAAAGCCACTGCAGCCCCCTAAGCTGCGGGGTATCCTTCATGCTGCCCCTTACAGTCTACGCCTATGACTACCTTGCTGACCTCGATGTGGACTCCCTGACGAACTCTGATAGGTCAGAATTCAATCGTAGATGGGGTAAATGGCTGCTGGCAGCCTATGCAGGAGCCCTTCTGGCGCTGCTACTGATCTGTATGGATCCGCTGATCATGGCCCTCACAGCCGCACTCTTCATTATGGGGATCATGTACGCAGGATTCTTCAAGGGTCTCACAAGGTACATGACAGGGTTCAAGAACATCTACCTGGGCCTTATATGGAGTTCATGGACAACCATACCTGCAATGGGCGGATCCCACCCTGCACAGGCCCTGGTCTTCATCTTCATGTTCCTCAAGGTGTATGTGAACACAGCCTTCAGCGACTACAAGGACGTTGAATCGGATTCCCTGAAGGGCCTCAAAACCCTCCCGGTAGTCTTCGGTGAGAACAGCCTGATGATCCTGCAGCTCATCAATGCACTTGGAGCTACCATCCTCAGCCTTGGGGTTCTCACAGGGATCATCCCCTTCATAGGCGTGGTTGCGGTGATCCTCTCAGTGTACACCGCCCTTTACCTGCACCTGAAACCCTTCATGGATATAAGGACAGCGACCCTCATAGCGGACCTCGAGGGACCCCTTCACCTCCTGCTTGCCGTGGGGGTCATCTCCTGA